A genome region from Methylobacterium sp. FF17 includes the following:
- a CDS encoding helix-turn-helix domain-containing protein: protein MNPIAQQPLALLAEADALVGIDLSDALQQAGYRVLGPFATTPEALAAVERTPPTVAVVDVVLRDGVCTALESTLRRRGIPFVVHAGVLPAAAEAHGFQGVPWLGKPAQPQEVVALLDELSGPASPVVAKAAAPILLTPAVEARRNPLVRKLEGFGALSEADRAVLTQISANPRLIGPRMDLIREGDRPEGVFLVLDGMACRHKVRETGARQILAYLLPGDLCDLDVALLDTMDHTITTVSACRVVQIPPETIAALIQHHPQVARALRKAALVDNATLREWLVNVGSRSAVERLAHLFCELLVRLRAVDRTEGDSFELPVTQAELGDTTGLSNVHVNRSLQELRRQGLIELKGRRLTILNLPRLRAVAEFRSNYLHLGNRTAA, encoded by the coding sequence ATGAACCCCATCGCTCAGCAGCCCCTCGCCCTGCTCGCCGAGGCCGATGCCCTGGTGGGGATCGATCTCAGCGACGCCCTGCAGCAGGCGGGCTACCGCGTGCTCGGACCGTTCGCGACCACGCCGGAAGCCCTGGCGGCCGTCGAACGGACGCCCCCCACGGTGGCGGTCGTGGATGTGGTGCTGCGGGACGGCGTCTGCACCGCGTTGGAAAGCACGCTGCGCCGACGGGGCATCCCGTTCGTCGTCCATGCCGGCGTCCTGCCGGCGGCGGCCGAGGCGCACGGCTTCCAGGGCGTGCCCTGGCTCGGCAAGCCGGCGCAGCCGCAGGAGGTGGTGGCGCTTCTCGACGAACTGTCCGGCCCGGCCTCACCGGTGGTCGCGAAGGCCGCGGCTCCGATTCTGTTGACCCCGGCCGTCGAGGCGCGACGTAACCCGCTCGTCCGCAAGCTGGAGGGCTTCGGGGCGCTCTCGGAGGCGGATCGTGCGGTCCTGACCCAGATCAGCGCCAATCCCCGCCTGATCGGGCCGCGCATGGACCTAATCCGGGAGGGCGACCGGCCCGAGGGCGTGTTCCTGGTCCTCGACGGCATGGCCTGCCGGCACAAGGTGCGCGAGACCGGCGCCCGTCAGATCCTGGCCTACCTGCTGCCGGGAGATCTCTGCGACCTCGACGTGGCCCTCCTCGACACCATGGACCACACCATCACCACGGTATCGGCCTGCCGGGTGGTGCAGATCCCGCCCGAGACCATCGCCGCGTTGATCCAGCATCACCCGCAGGTCGCCCGGGCGCTGCGCAAGGCGGCCCTGGTCGACAACGCGACCCTGCGCGAATGGCTGGTGAACGTCGGCAGCCGTTCCGCCGTGGAACGGCTCGCCCACCTGTTCTGCGAGCTCCTCGTCCGGCTGCGCGCCGTCGACCGGACCGAGGGCGACAGCTTCGAACTGCCGGTGACCCAGGCGGAGCTCGGCGACACGACCGGGCTCTCGAACGTCCACGTGAACCGCTCCCTGCAGGAACTCAGGCGCCAGGGGCTGATTGAACTGAAAGGTCGGCGCCTGACGATCCTCAATCTGCCTCGGCTCAGAGCGGTCGCCGAGTTCCGGTCGAACTACCTGCATTTAGGAAACCGAACGGCGGCATGA
- a CDS encoding LysE family translocator yields MPEPASLLAFALIALGMVLTPGPNMVYLISRSICQGRGAALISLGGVALGFVFYMVCAAFGLTALVLAVPYAYDAIRFAGALYLLWLAWQAVRPGGRSPFQVKDLPADSPRRLFLMGFLTNLLNPKVAVIYLSLLPQFIDPANGSVLAQSLVLGTTQILISVSVNGMIAVSAGSAAAFLLRRPAFAAVQRWIMGTVLAALAVKMATEARR; encoded by the coding sequence ATGCCCGAACCCGCGTCCCTGCTCGCCTTCGCGCTGATCGCGCTCGGCATGGTCCTGACGCCCGGACCGAACATGGTCTACCTGATCTCGCGCTCGATCTGCCAGGGCCGGGGCGCCGCGCTCATCTCGCTCGGCGGCGTGGCGCTCGGCTTCGTCTTCTACATGGTCTGCGCGGCCTTCGGCCTCACGGCGCTCGTGCTGGCCGTCCCTTACGCCTACGACGCGATCCGCTTCGCCGGCGCCCTCTACCTCCTGTGGCTCGCCTGGCAGGCGGTCCGCCCCGGCGGACGCTCCCCGTTCCAGGTCAAGGACCTGCCGGCGGACAGCCCCCGCAGGCTGTTCCTCATGGGCTTCCTGACCAACCTCCTGAATCCCAAGGTCGCGGTCATCTACCTGTCGCTGCTGCCCCAGTTCATCGACCCGGCCAACGGCAGCGTGCTGGCGCAGTCCCTGGTCCTCGGCACGACGCAGATCCTCATCAGCGTCTCGGTGAACGGCATGATCGCCGTGTCGGCCGGGTCGGCGGCGGCGTTCCTCCTGCGCCGCCCGGCCTTCGCCGCCGTCCAGCGCTGGATCATGGGAACGGTGCTGGCGGCCCTCGCCGTCAAGATGGCGACCGAGGCGCGGCGCTAG
- the katG gene encoding catalase/peroxidase HPI: protein MNDMTIDKTKTESYPMEGKCPFGGDRVGGAFGGSPTLEAWYPHRLRVELLHQNGLAADPLGPDFDYASAFGTIDLDALKSDIKQFLTSSVAWWPSDYGNYGPQMVRMAWHSAGTYRIADGRGGAGTGMQRFAPISSWWDNGNTDKSRRLLQPIKHKYGNALSWADLMVLTGNCALEIMGLPTYGFAGGRLDAWEADNATYWGPEVVEMGTVSSFDEMVNRDQRWRGRNGDADYDLENPLAASHQSLIYVNPEGPYANGDPQGSANDIRVTFTRMAMNDEETVALIAGGHAFGKSHGMTPAKEIGPPPEMAPMEAMGLGWNNPKGTGSGKDTMTNGIEGSWTPDPTQWDNAYLENLFKFDWEQTKSPAGALQWTPKDPNAPRTPDAHVAGQMHPLMMMTSDIALKVDPEYRKVCEKFLGDFDAFTQAFSKAWYKLTHRDMGPKHRYLGPEVTIEDGLLWQDPIPDAAYAPIGDADIAALKQAILATNLSVSDLAFTAFSAASTYRDSDKRGGANGGRLALAPQKDWAVNRRAAPVVEVLRGVMAAFNGGRSDGKQVSLADLIVLAGCTAVEKAAGDAGVATQVPFTPGRVDTTQALTDIEMFQWLRPLVDGFRNYVDDGFDAMAQRLAPEEMFLDKANLLTLTAPEWVVLTGGLRALNANHDGSNRGVFTDRVGVLTTDFFRHLTDTNLVWEKADAAGTAFALKDRDTGQAKFEATRNDLVFGSNAQLRNIADAYAGSDGQGRFVADFVRVWDKVMMLDRFDVKGHRRYGPMAA, encoded by the coding sequence ATGAACGACATGACGATCGACAAGACCAAGACCGAGTCGTACCCGATGGAGGGCAAGTGCCCGTTCGGCGGTGACCGCGTCGGTGGGGCCTTCGGCGGTTCTCCGACACTGGAGGCCTGGTATCCGCACCGCCTCAGGGTCGAGCTCCTGCACCAGAACGGGCTCGCGGCCGATCCGCTCGGGCCCGATTTCGACTATGCCAGCGCCTTCGGGACGATCGACCTCGACGCGCTCAAGAGCGACATCAAGCAGTTCCTGACCTCGTCGGTGGCGTGGTGGCCGTCCGATTACGGCAATTACGGACCGCAGATGGTCCGTATGGCCTGGCACTCGGCCGGCACCTACCGCATCGCGGACGGGCGGGGCGGCGCCGGCACCGGCATGCAGCGTTTCGCGCCGATCTCGAGCTGGTGGGACAACGGCAACACCGACAAGTCGCGTCGCCTCCTGCAGCCGATCAAGCACAAGTACGGCAACGCCCTCTCCTGGGCCGACCTGATGGTGCTCACCGGCAATTGCGCCCTCGAGATCATGGGCCTGCCGACCTACGGGTTCGCCGGCGGGCGCCTCGACGCCTGGGAGGCGGACAACGCCACCTACTGGGGGCCCGAGGTCGTCGAGATGGGTACGGTCTCGAGCTTCGACGAGATGGTCAACCGCGACCAGCGCTGGCGCGGCCGGAACGGCGACGCCGACTACGACCTGGAGAACCCGCTCGCCGCCTCCCACCAGTCGCTGATCTACGTGAACCCCGAGGGGCCCTACGCGAACGGCGATCCGCAGGGCTCGGCCAACGACATCCGGGTGACCTTCACCCGCATGGCCATGAACGACGAGGAGACCGTGGCGCTCATCGCCGGCGGCCATGCCTTCGGCAAGAGCCACGGCATGACCCCCGCCAAGGAGATCGGGCCGCCGCCGGAAATGGCGCCGATGGAGGCGATGGGTCTCGGCTGGAACAACCCGAAGGGCACCGGTTCGGGCAAGGACACCATGACCAACGGCATCGAGGGCAGCTGGACCCCCGATCCGACCCAGTGGGACAATGCCTACCTGGAGAACCTCTTCAAGTTCGACTGGGAGCAGACCAAGAGCCCCGCCGGCGCCCTGCAATGGACCCCGAAGGATCCGAACGCACCCAGGACTCCCGACGCCCATGTCGCCGGCCAGATGCATCCCCTCATGATGATGACGTCCGACATCGCCCTGAAGGTCGATCCGGAGTACCGCAAGGTCTGCGAGAAGTTCCTGGGCGACTTCGACGCCTTCACGCAGGCCTTCTCAAAGGCGTGGTACAAGCTCACCCACCGCGACATGGGGCCCAAGCACCGCTACCTCGGCCCGGAGGTGACGATCGAGGACGGCCTGCTGTGGCAGGACCCGATCCCGGATGCCGCCTATGCCCCGATCGGCGACGCCGACATCGCCGCCCTGAAGCAGGCGATCCTGGCCACGAACCTCTCGGTCTCGGACCTGGCCTTCACGGCCTTCTCGGCGGCCTCGACCTATCGCGACAGCGACAAGCGCGGCGGCGCCAATGGCGGACGGCTCGCCCTTGCCCCGCAGAAGGATTGGGCCGTCAACCGCCGGGCCGCGCCGGTGGTCGAGGTCCTGCGCGGGGTCATGGCCGCGTTCAACGGCGGGCGCAGCGACGGCAAGCAGGTCTCGCTGGCCGATCTCATCGTGCTCGCCGGCTGCACCGCCGTGGAGAAGGCGGCCGGGGATGCCGGGGTCGCGACGCAGGTGCCGTTCACGCCCGGCCGGGTCGACACCACGCAGGCGCTGACCGACATCGAGATGTTCCAGTGGCTGAGGCCCCTCGTGGACGGCTTCCGCAACTACGTCGATGACGGGTTCGACGCGATGGCGCAGCGTCTGGCGCCGGAGGAGATGTTCCTCGACAAGGCCAACCTGCTGACGCTGACCGCGCCGGAATGGGTGGTGCTGACCGGCGGCCTGCGTGCCCTCAACGCCAACCACGACGGGTCGAACCGGGGCGTCTTCACCGACCGGGTGGGCGTGCTGACGACGGACTTCTTCCGGCACCTGACCGACACGAATCTGGTCTGGGAGAAGGCCGACGCGGCCGGGACGGCCTTCGCCCTCAAGGACCGCGACACCGGGCAGGCGAAGTTCGAGGCCACGCGCAACGATCTCGTGTTCGGATCGAACGCGCAGCTGCGCAACATCGCCGATGCCTATGCGGGCAGCGACGGCCAAGGCCGGTTCGTGGCGGATTTCGTGCGGGTCTGGGACAAGGTGATGATGCTCGACCGGTTCGACGTGAAGGGCCACCGGCGTTACGGGCCCATGGCCGCCTGA